In Hermetia illucens chromosome 5, iHerIll2.2.curated.20191125, whole genome shotgun sequence, a single window of DNA contains:
- the LOC119657617 gene encoding DDB1- and CUL4-associated factor 6-like isoform X1, translating to MYTGPASVFRNVYNQAYYQQHEVSRRLSYSAKDSLDYVQRLDLYSQLKVHKGCVNTITWNDRGQYILSGSDDQSLVITDPFEEKILIKCKTAHRANIFSAKFMPQSNDRTIVSCSGDGMVMCTELTSDASQIPKNDNLKSFNCHNNGTTYEVMTVPTERHTFMSCGEDGTVRLFDLRTTSSCHKTCCKDNILIFCPSAITAMSVAPISNNYIAVGSSDSLIRIYDRRYLSLIDFSVPGDQTDRHTAPVKAYSIPSPVKRTYRVTSIKYSSDETELLVSYSSDYLYLFDLSQPGIDLKTFKNEKKMKKKSNLLESPPPVRKVRLRGDWSDTGPDARPERDANGRVEIGQVRPQLQGVMMHRMTEILSRMLADPRTRLGLNTHASDPAQDSTLFDNAAQELESLTQTNSSGEPQPSTSTGRTHKSTPSSSNQIPEEDVSSCDSDDEITSNQHGNDSFKVKLSKMEVEPERSPFSYMKMKYDGHRNARTMIKEATFWGNEYVMSGSDCGHVFAWNRKSGKLVMLLQADQHVVNCLQPHPTLPMLATSGIDYDVKVWAPVRESNGFDEQQAKDLMERNAVMLEETKDTITVPAAFMMRMLACIHALRNRRSSASGGSAAPNNSSTSGGQSSED from the exons ATGTATACTGGTCCAGCCAGTGTTTTTCGCAATGTCTACAATCAAGCATATTACCAACAACACGAAGTCAGTCGCAGATTATCTTATAGCGCTAAAG atAGCTTAGATTACGTTCAACGTCTCGATCTTTACAGTCAATTGAAGGTTCACAAAGGGTGTGTCAACACCATAACATGGAACGATCGGGGACAGTATATACTCTCAGGATCTGACGATCAATCGCTGGTAATAACAGATCCTTTCGAAGAGAAAATACTGATAAAATGCAAGACTGCACATCGAGCTAACATATTTAGTGCAAAATTTATGCCTCAGTCGAATGATCGTACCATTGTATCATGTTCGGGTGATGGAATGGTTATGTGCACAGAACTAACGTCAGATGCATCGCAAATACCAAAAAATGATAACTTAAAGTCTTTTAATTGCCATAATAATGGCACAACGTACGAGGTGATGACTGTTCCTACTGAACGGCATACATTTATGAGTTGCGGCGAAGATGGTACTGTACGCTTATTCGATTTACGCACAACTTCTAG TTGCCATAAAACCTGCTGCAAGGataatattttgatattttgcccATCCGCCATAACAGCTATGTCAGTAGCGCCAATATCGAACAACTATATTGCAGTGGGGAGTTCGGATAGCCTCATTAGAATATACGATCGACGATATTTGTCTTTGATTGATTTCAGTGTGCCTGGCGATCAAACAGATCGGCACACAGCCCCTGTAAAAGCCTACTCAATTCCATCGCCAGTCAAGCGAACGTATCGagtcacttcaattaaatatagTTCCGATGAAACTGAGTTACTGGTTAGCTACTCGTCAGACTATTTATATCTGTTCGATTTAAGTCAGCCTGGCATTGACTTGAAGACcttcaaaaatgagaagaaaatgaaaaagaaatcgaATCTCTTAGAGTCGCCGCCACCAGTTCGTAAAGTTAGATTGCGCGGTGATTGGTCAGATACAGGTCCAGATGCAAGGCCAGAACGCGATGCAAATGGTCGAGTTGAAATTGGCCAAGTAAGACCTCAGCTGCAAGGAGTAATGATGCATCGGATGACAGAAATTTTGTCGAGAATGTTAGCTGATCCTCGAACACGCCTAGGATTGAATACTCATGCTAGTGATCCGGCGCAGGATAGTACGCTGTTCGATAATGCTGCCCAAGAATTAGAAAGCTTAACACAAACAAACTCTTCAG GGGAGCCACAACCTTCTACTTCAACTGGAAGAACTCACAAATCAACACCGTCTTCCTCAAATCAAATACCGGAGGAGGATGTCTCTAGCTGTGATAGTGacgatgaaataacatcaaaccaACATGGAAATGACTCGTTTAAAGTTAAATTATCAAAAATGGAGGTGGAACCAGAACGATCGCCATTTAGCTACATGAAAATGAAATATGACGGCCATCGAAATGCTCGAACAATGATAAAGGAGGCCACATTTTGGGGCAACGAATATGTTATGTCGGGATCGGATTGTGGTCATGTTTTTGCTTGGAATCGAAAGAGTGGTAAATTAGTAATGCTCTTGCAAGCTGATCAGCATGTTGTTAACTGCCTACAACCACATCCAACATTGCCCATGCTTGCCACGTCTGGGATTGATTATGATGTGAAAGTTTGGGCACCAGTTCGTGAAAGCAACGGATTTGATGAACAACAAGCTAAAGAT CTAATGGAACGAAATGCGGTTATGTTAGAGGAAACCAAAGACACAATAACCGTTCCAGCTGCTTTTATGATGCGTATGTTGGCCTGTATACATGCTTTGCGAAATCGCAGATCATCTGCTTCCGGAGGCTCAGCTGCACCAAATAATAGTTCGACTAGTGGTGGTCAATCTAGTGAAGATTAA
- the LOC119657258 gene encoding pinin, producing MGTDVLKSYDSLQQELEKAKSHLQGLNENIRRIIGRDPQGTHLRGDRKRSFNDSRRNDFNSTPHDRSRNRDSSPTPSKRRPQEAKSVFSRLSGPPVRDDESKPKIYSRVIRELPTRQEIVEAQGTDAQSRARNRRMFGCLLGTLQKFCQEESRLKQKEEKKAQIERKLEEQELQERENMKKERQNLFSDRKRQQLEVRKLELKMNYIREFEVWEKSKKDLKNFICTKTKPHIYFRPKVMSEKTEKRLAECQADLERELDAKRNKMNEEIQAIENRFKVLTDRINQSSEGPIVGETATKHDRHDDEEDDDDSMYGGHSDDEQVDRVPSKVVERPQQSRDQRDRHQRESAATDKLDDTIESTTNFTDTTLELDASQRFDDDIDDKKESSNNTSTASTDSKKEDKSA from the exons ATGGGAACAGATGTTTTAAAATCCTACGATTCACTTCAGCAAGAACTGGAAAAGGCCAAGAGCCATCTTCAAGGTCTAAATGAAAATATACGGCGGATAATAGGACGCGACCCTCAAGGAACGCATTTGAG AGGCGATCGAAAGCGTAGTTTCAATGATTCACGGCGTAACGATTTCAATTCCACTCCCCACGATCGGTCGCGAAACAGAGACTCAAGCCCAACCCCGTCCAAACGTAGACCTCAGGAGGCGAAGTCTGTGTTTAGTCGTTTATCTGGTCCGCCTGTCAGGGATGATGAATCCAAGCCTAAGATCTATTCGCGCGTTATCCGTGAACTTCCCACTCGTCAAGAAATTGTCGAAGCCCAGGGCACTGATGCGCAGTCACGCGCTCGAAATCGGCGGATGTTTGGTTGCCTGCTGGGTACTCTTCAGAAGTTTTGCCAGGAGGAATCACGCCTAAAACAGAAAGAAGAGAAGAAAGCGCAGATTGAACGGAAACTCGAAGAGCAGGAGTTACAGGAAcgcgaaaatatgaaaaaagaacgaCAGAATTTGTTCAGCGACAGAAAGCGGCAGCAGCTTGAGGTGCGAAAGTTAGAACTGAAAATGAACTACATTCGCGAATTCGAAGTCTGGGAGAAATCGAAGAAAGActtgaaaaattttatttgtacCAAAACCAAACCTCATATTTACTTCCGGCCGAAAGTAATGTCGGAGAAAACAGAGAAGCGTTTGGCAGAATGCCAAGCCGACCTAGAGCGCGAGCTGGATGCCAAACGGAATAAAATGAACGAAGAGATCCAAGCCATTGAAAATAGATTCAAAGTTTTGACTGATCGTATCAATCAGTCGAGCGAAGGGCCGATAGTTGGCGAAACTGCCACAAAGCACGATAGGCACGATGACGAGGAGGATGATGATGACAGCATGTACGGAGGCCATTCGGACGACGAGCAAGTGGATAGGGTTCCATCGAAAGTTGTCGAGCGTCCTCAGCAAAGTAGGGATCAGAGAGATCGCCATCAGAGAGAATCAGCTGCAACAGATAAATTGGATG atacAATAGAATCCACCACAAATTTCACCGACACTACGTTAGAATTAGATGCGTCCCAGCGATTCGACGACGATATCGACGACAAAAAGGAATCGAGTAATAATACAAGCACTGCTAGCACGGATAGTAAAAAGGAAGATAAATCTGCATGA
- the LOC119657617 gene encoding DDB1- and CUL4-associated factor 6-like isoform X2: MPQSNDRTIVSCSGDGMVMCTELTSDASQIPKNDNLKSFNCHNNGTTYEVMTVPTERHTFMSCGEDGTVRLFDLRTTSSCHKTCCKDNILIFCPSAITAMSVAPISNNYIAVGSSDSLIRIYDRRYLSLIDFSVPGDQTDRHTAPVKAYSIPSPVKRTYRVTSIKYSSDETELLVSYSSDYLYLFDLSQPGIDLKTFKNEKKMKKKSNLLESPPPVRKVRLRGDWSDTGPDARPERDANGRVEIGQVRPQLQGVMMHRMTEILSRMLADPRTRLGLNTHASDPAQDSTLFDNAAQELESLTQTNSSGEPQPSTSTGRTHKSTPSSSNQIPEEDVSSCDSDDEITSNQHGNDSFKVKLSKMEVEPERSPFSYMKMKYDGHRNARTMIKEATFWGNEYVMSGSDCGHVFAWNRKSGKLVMLLQADQHVVNCLQPHPTLPMLATSGIDYDVKVWAPVRESNGFDEQQAKDLMERNAVMLEETKDTITVPAAFMMRMLACIHALRNRRSSASGGSAAPNNSSTSGGQSSED; the protein is encoded by the exons ATGCCTCAGTCGAATGATCGTACCATTGTATCATGTTCGGGTGATGGAATGGTTATGTGCACAGAACTAACGTCAGATGCATCGCAAATACCAAAAAATGATAACTTAAAGTCTTTTAATTGCCATAATAATGGCACAACGTACGAGGTGATGACTGTTCCTACTGAACGGCATACATTTATGAGTTGCGGCGAAGATGGTACTGTACGCTTATTCGATTTACGCACAACTTCTAG TTGCCATAAAACCTGCTGCAAGGataatattttgatattttgcccATCCGCCATAACAGCTATGTCAGTAGCGCCAATATCGAACAACTATATTGCAGTGGGGAGTTCGGATAGCCTCATTAGAATATACGATCGACGATATTTGTCTTTGATTGATTTCAGTGTGCCTGGCGATCAAACAGATCGGCACACAGCCCCTGTAAAAGCCTACTCAATTCCATCGCCAGTCAAGCGAACGTATCGagtcacttcaattaaatatagTTCCGATGAAACTGAGTTACTGGTTAGCTACTCGTCAGACTATTTATATCTGTTCGATTTAAGTCAGCCTGGCATTGACTTGAAGACcttcaaaaatgagaagaaaatgaaaaagaaatcgaATCTCTTAGAGTCGCCGCCACCAGTTCGTAAAGTTAGATTGCGCGGTGATTGGTCAGATACAGGTCCAGATGCAAGGCCAGAACGCGATGCAAATGGTCGAGTTGAAATTGGCCAAGTAAGACCTCAGCTGCAAGGAGTAATGATGCATCGGATGACAGAAATTTTGTCGAGAATGTTAGCTGATCCTCGAACACGCCTAGGATTGAATACTCATGCTAGTGATCCGGCGCAGGATAGTACGCTGTTCGATAATGCTGCCCAAGAATTAGAAAGCTTAACACAAACAAACTCTTCAG GGGAGCCACAACCTTCTACTTCAACTGGAAGAACTCACAAATCAACACCGTCTTCCTCAAATCAAATACCGGAGGAGGATGTCTCTAGCTGTGATAGTGacgatgaaataacatcaaaccaACATGGAAATGACTCGTTTAAAGTTAAATTATCAAAAATGGAGGTGGAACCAGAACGATCGCCATTTAGCTACATGAAAATGAAATATGACGGCCATCGAAATGCTCGAACAATGATAAAGGAGGCCACATTTTGGGGCAACGAATATGTTATGTCGGGATCGGATTGTGGTCATGTTTTTGCTTGGAATCGAAAGAGTGGTAAATTAGTAATGCTCTTGCAAGCTGATCAGCATGTTGTTAACTGCCTACAACCACATCCAACATTGCCCATGCTTGCCACGTCTGGGATTGATTATGATGTGAAAGTTTGGGCACCAGTTCGTGAAAGCAACGGATTTGATGAACAACAAGCTAAAGAT CTAATGGAACGAAATGCGGTTATGTTAGAGGAAACCAAAGACACAATAACCGTTCCAGCTGCTTTTATGATGCGTATGTTGGCCTGTATACATGCTTTGCGAAATCGCAGATCATCTGCTTCCGGAGGCTCAGCTGCACCAAATAATAGTTCGACTAGTGGTGGTCAATCTAGTGAAGATTAA